From a single Anaerolineales bacterium genomic region:
- a CDS encoding R2-like ligand-binding oxidase: protein MPHTAFATTTRGLDRDLPPMRLYEKAKKLGIWNPSDIDLSKDRQDWAKFTTEEKDLCLLLLSMFVAGEEAVTLDLLPLIQAIAQEERIEEEMYLTTFLFEEAKHTDFFRRFMDEVAEAGMDLTHYHGDNYRQLFYESLPDALNALRSDPSPASQIRASATYNMIVEGVLAETGYQAFFTMLERNDLLPGLRRGISLLKQDESRHIAYGVYLLSRLMAEHPDEWDNLQMQMNTLLPSAIGVIGDAFARYEVVPFGLVEEDFVNYAMGQFSKRFERLEKARGASLDEINKVARETEDA from the coding sequence ATGCCTCACACTGCGTTCGCCACCACCACGCGCGGATTGGACCGCGACCTGCCGCCGATGCGCCTGTACGAGAAGGCGAAGAAACTCGGCATCTGGAATCCATCTGACATTGATCTGTCCAAAGACAGGCAAGATTGGGCAAAGTTTACCACCGAAGAGAAAGACCTGTGCCTTTTGCTTCTCTCCATGTTCGTCGCGGGCGAGGAGGCGGTCACGCTCGACCTGCTTCCGCTCATTCAAGCCATCGCGCAGGAGGAACGCATCGAAGAGGAAATGTATCTAACGACATTTCTATTTGAAGAAGCAAAACATACCGATTTTTTCCGCCGGTTCATGGATGAAGTTGCTGAAGCGGGCATGGACTTGACGCACTATCACGGCGACAACTACCGGCAGCTTTTCTATGAATCTCTGCCGGATGCCTTGAATGCGCTTCGCTCCGACCCGTCACCTGCCAGCCAGATCCGGGCATCGGCCACCTATAACATGATCGTCGAAGGCGTGCTGGCAGAGACGGGCTATCAAGCCTTCTTCACCATGCTCGAGCGCAATGACCTGCTGCCCGGCTTGCGGAGAGGAATTTCGCTGCTGAAACAGGACGAGTCCCGCCACATTGCCTACGGCGTGTACCTGCTCTCGCGTCTCATGGCGGAACATCCCGACGAATGGGATAATCTACAGATGCAAATGAACACGCTCCTGCCCTCCGCCATCGGCGTGATCGGGGATGCCTTTGCACGATATGAAGTCGTGCCGTTCGGGTTGGTCGAAGAGGACTTTGTCAACTACGCGATGGGACAGTTCAGCAAACGCTTCGAGCGGCTTGAAAAAGCGCGCGGTGCCAGTTTGGATGAGATCAACAAGGTGGCAAGAGAGACGGAGGACGCCTGA
- a CDS encoding NUDIX hydrolase has product MPITPWKILSSRHIHPRFRIDTVELASGRTFEPVVLEFRSWANVLALTKNNEVVLVKQYRHGVQEDLLEFPGGIVDDGESPLEGIRRELMEETGYSAENIVEVGRIYPNPALQHNTLFCYLATDVEKAGEQHFDDTEEIEVQLVPLEELIELAKSGKFLHALHVAVLFQALAFLKRVG; this is encoded by the coding sequence ATGCCCATCACGCCGTGGAAGATATTGAGTTCCCGTCATATTCATCCGCGCTTTCGGATCGACACCGTGGAACTTGCCAGCGGCAGGACCTTTGAGCCGGTGGTGCTTGAATTTCGAAGTTGGGCGAACGTCCTTGCATTGACGAAAAATAATGAGGTCGTGCTTGTCAAGCAATACCGTCACGGCGTGCAGGAGGATTTGCTGGAATTCCCCGGCGGCATCGTGGACGATGGCGAAAGTCCGCTGGAGGGGATCCGGCGCGAACTGATGGAGGAAACCGGCTACTCCGCGGAGAACATCGTTGAGGTGGGGCGCATCTACCCGAACCCAGCCTTGCAGCATAACACCCTGTTCTGCTACCTCGCCACGGATGTGGAAAAGGCTGGGGAACAACATTTCGATGATACGGAAGAGATCGAAGTCCAACTCGTGCCGTTGGAGGAGTTGATCGAACTCGCGAAGAGCGGAAAATTTCTGCATGCCTTGCATGTGGCAGTATTATTTCAGGCATTGGCGTTTTTGAAACGGGTTGGGTAG
- a CDS encoding methyltransferase domain-containing protein, protein MSVNFGLTADDYAKYRAGFPDEFFERVFSDGIVKIGDSLVDLGTGTGTLARGFAARGCNVVGVDISAQLLEQAKDICMQENIEVEFRFAKAEETGLSDKSFDVVSAGQCWHWFERPLAAREAMRLLKRDGRILIAHFDWLPLAGNAVDVTEKLIQKYNPDWYDRFGDKTGVFPDWFRDLGEAGFADIRSFSFDMDVPYTAEAWRGRIRASSGVGASLPDEEVGRFDSELKSLLEGFEQAAVKSEAGVDFVLKIPHRIFAVHARKPN, encoded by the coding sequence ATGAGCGTCAATTTCGGTCTGACAGCGGATGATTATGCCAAATATCGCGCGGGCTTCCCGGATGAGTTCTTCGAGCGCGTGTTCAGTGACGGCATCGTCAAGATCGGCGATTCACTCGTGGACCTTGGCACGGGAACCGGCACACTGGCGCGCGGATTCGCCGCCCGCGGCTGTAATGTCGTTGGCGTGGATATTTCCGCGCAGCTGCTGGAACAGGCGAAAGATATTTGCATGCAGGAAAATATCGAAGTCGAATTCCGTTTTGCCAAAGCCGAAGAGACGGGCTTGTCTGATAAATCCTTCGATGTGGTGTCTGCCGGGCAGTGCTGGCACTGGTTCGAGCGTCCGCTGGCGGCGCGGGAGGCGATGCGGCTGCTGAAAAGGGATGGGCGCATCTTGATCGCGCACTTTGACTGGCTTCCGCTCGCCGGCAATGCGGTGGATGTGACCGAGAAACTCATCCAGAAGTACAACCCGGATTGGTATGATCGTTTCGGGGACAAGACAGGCGTCTTTCCAGACTGGTTCCGCGACCTCGGCGAAGCGGGCTTTGCGGACATCCGATCCTTTTCGTTCGACATGGATGTTCCCTACACTGCCGAGGCGTGGCGCGGACGCATCCGCGCGAGCTCGGGGGTGGGAGCCAGCCTGCCGGACGAGGAAGTAGGTAGGTTCGACTCGGAGTTAAAGTCGCTGTTGGAAGGGTTCGAACAGGCGGCAGTTAAGTCGGAAGCGGGCGTGGATTTTGTCCTGAAGATCCCGCACCGCATCTTTGCCGTCCATGCGCGCAAGCCAAATTGA
- a CDS encoding magnesium transporter CorA family protein, whose translation MLCIYKTTENGLEQLETMTNGAWVNAVNPTPEEIEKLASWGMEMDYINYSLDQDEMPRMERDEDYTFILLRVPVHQPESDIPFTTVPLGIMILGSRIITICRYESDIFKALINGKYRLMKTGKRYRLTLYIFLETAARYLSLLRQINRSIELVEDRLQKSTQNRELLELLKYQKSLTYFATALRSNEVMMERVQRTQLFNYYEEDQDLLEDVLTENQQAIQMTSINAEILSSMMDAFASIISNNLNVVMKALAALTIILNVPVIVASFYGMNVLLPGEGHPMAFLFVIGLSLVLGALATFIFYKRNWF comes from the coding sequence ATGTTGTGCATCTACAAAACGACCGAGAACGGGCTCGAACAACTGGAAACCATGACCAACGGTGCTTGGGTGAACGCAGTAAACCCGACGCCCGAAGAGATCGAAAAGCTGGCAAGCTGGGGGATGGAGATGGACTATATCAATTATTCGCTCGACCAGGACGAAATGCCGCGCATGGAACGGGATGAGGATTACACCTTCATCCTGCTTCGCGTTCCCGTGCACCAGCCCGAGAGCGACATTCCCTTTACCACTGTGCCGCTTGGCATCATGATTCTGGGCAGCAGGATCATCACCATCTGCCGCTACGAAAGCGACATCTTCAAGGCGCTCATCAACGGGAAATACCGCCTGATGAAGACGGGCAAGCGCTACCGCCTGACGCTGTACATCTTCCTTGAGACCGCCGCCCGCTATCTGAGCCTCCTACGCCAGATCAACCGCTCCATTGAGCTGGTGGAAGACCGCCTGCAAAAATCCACGCAGAACCGCGAACTGCTCGAACTGCTCAAGTATCAGAAAAGCCTGACGTATTTTGCCACCGCCCTGCGTTCCAATGAGGTGATGATGGAGCGCGTCCAGCGTACGCAATTGTTCAATTATTATGAGGAGGACCAGGACCTGCTCGAAGACGTGTTGACCGAAAACCAGCAAGCCATTCAAATGACCAGCATCAACGCCGAGATCCTTTCCAGCATGATGGACGCCTTCGCCTCGATCATCTCCAACAACCTCAACGTGGTGATGAAGGCACTCGCGGCGCTTACGATCATCCTGAATGTGCCTGTTATCGTGGCATCTTTCTACGGAATGAACGTCCTGCTGCCCGGTGAAGGGCATCCCATGGCATTCCTCTTTGTCATCGGGCTCTCCCTGGTTCTGGGCGCGCTTGCGACATTCATCTTTTATAAACGAAACTGGTTCTAA
- a CDS encoding SMP-30/gluconolactonase/LRE family protein: MKAELVLDAKATLGEGPAWDAKTQTLYWVDILEKRIYAGTELLAQLDDIIGCLAPCKNGNLILGKRLSLVDLQPFDQTQGKPASSRQTILSALSDSALNRINDGKCDPAGRFLVGTMDIEEKETRGSLYSFDGMQATQLMDGIRIANGLAWSPDHKTFYYIDTFTRVVRAFDYDPGTGQIANPRAALRVPEALGWPDGMTSDKDGNLWIAMWGGAQVTKWDPNTGQLLESIPVPALQTSSCVFGGKGMNELYVTSAQVGMSEADLKKYPLSGGLFKVDTKCEGMPTFEFGM, encoded by the coding sequence ATGAAAGCCGAACTCGTCCTCGACGCCAAAGCCACGTTGGGCGAAGGTCCCGCCTGGGATGCGAAAACTCAAACCCTGTACTGGGTGGATATTCTTGAAAAGCGCATCTACGCCGGCACGGAGCTGCTCGCCCAACTGGATGACATCATCGGATGCCTTGCCCCGTGTAAAAACGGAAATCTCATCCTCGGCAAACGCCTCTCCCTCGTGGACCTCCAACCATTCGATCAAACTCAGGGCAAGCCTGCTTCGTCCCGGCAGACCATTCTCTCAGCCTTGAGCGATTCCGCCCTCAACCGCATCAACGACGGGAAGTGTGACCCCGCCGGGCGCTTCCTTGTTGGCACGATGGACATCGAAGAGAAAGAGACTCGTGGCTCGCTGTACTCATTCGATGGGATGCAGGCAACGCAACTGATGGACGGGATCCGCATTGCCAATGGATTGGCGTGGAGTCCAGACCATAAAACTTTTTACTATATCGATACTTTTACGCGCGTTGTCCGAGCCTTTGATTACGACCCAGGCACTGGGCAGATCGCAAATCCGCGCGCGGCGCTCCGCGTGCCGGAAGCCCTCGGCTGGCCCGACGGCATGACCTCCGACAAGGACGGCAATCTATGGATCGCCATGTGGGGCGGCGCGCAAGTCACAAAATGGGATCCCAACACAGGTCAATTGCTGGAGAGCATCCCCGTCCCTGCTTTGCAGACCTCCTCGTGCGTGTTCGGCGGGAAGGGCATGAACGAGTTGTATGTCACCTCCGCGCAGGTGGGCATGAGCGAAGCCGACTTAAAAAAATACCCGCTCTCCGGCGGGTTATTCAAGGTGGATACAAAATGCGAAGGCATGCCGACGTTTGAGTTCGGCATGTAA
- a CDS encoding amidohydrolase family protein — protein sequence MRFLLSNCSLIDGSGSPVMKGASIGIEDGRIIHVGSGTAGGFDIELDLHGQCVLPGLIDTHVHLSGSGEVDSQFHADDPAMALKILANAQKNLAAGITTVRDLGGWNEIEFIVREAVRRGEFAGPRMCLAGRFISITESGADYYKGMYRVADGVDAIRKAVREQVKHGAELIKIGVTGAVLVEDGEPGATHFNDDEIRALVEEAHKFGKRVAAHAHGADGVMKAVQAGVSTIEHGTFLHQNRDAIRLMAEKGVFLVPTLKPGWDVILDPPPSVPDWIVEKSKPIQDDSIQSLKLAHEAGVPLAMGSDAGTPLNFHGENGLEIYWMQQAGMTAMEAVVSATGNAARALGWDTWLGTLEAGKVADLVVFDENPLDDLRILADKKHLQFVVKDGKVAVIRKGLDVPTELLDRHVIQV from the coding sequence ATGAGATTTCTGCTCTCAAATTGCAGCCTGATCGATGGCAGCGGCTCGCCTGTCATGAAAGGCGCGTCCATTGGCATTGAAGACGGAAGAATCATCCATGTCGGAAGCGGCACGGCAGGCGGATTTGACATCGAACTTGACCTGCACGGTCAATGCGTCCTGCCCGGGTTGATCGACACGCATGTTCATCTCTCCGGGTCGGGCGAAGTGGACAGCCAGTTCCATGCGGATGATCCCGCCATGGCGCTTAAGATCCTTGCCAATGCGCAGAAAAATCTCGCGGCGGGCATCACCACTGTCCGCGACCTCGGCGGCTGGAATGAGATCGAATTCATCGTCAGGGAGGCGGTGAGGCGCGGCGAGTTTGCAGGTCCGCGTATGTGCCTGGCGGGACGCTTCATCTCTATTACCGAATCCGGCGCGGATTATTACAAGGGCATGTACCGCGTGGCTGACGGGGTGGATGCGATCCGCAAGGCGGTGCGGGAACAGGTAAAACACGGCGCGGAATTGATCAAGATCGGCGTGACCGGCGCGGTATTGGTGGAGGATGGAGAGCCGGGCGCGACTCATTTCAACGATGACGAGATCCGCGCGTTGGTGGAGGAGGCTCACAAGTTTGGCAAACGCGTCGCCGCCCATGCACACGGCGCAGACGGGGTCATGAAAGCCGTTCAAGCGGGTGTCTCGACCATCGAGCACGGGACGTTTTTGCATCAGAACCGGGATGCGATCCGGCTGATGGCGGAGAAAGGCGTTTTTCTTGTGCCTACCCTGAAGCCGGGCTGGGATGTCATCCTTGATCCGCCTCCATCCGTACCGGATTGGATCGTGGAAAAAAGCAAGCCGATCCAGGACGATTCGATCCAAAGCCTGAAGCTGGCTCACGAAGCGGGCGTTCCGCTCGCCATGGGCTCGGATGCAGGCACGCCGTTGAATTTCCACGGGGAGAACGGATTGGAGATCTATTGGATGCAGCAGGCAGGCATGACCGCGATGGAAGCGGTTGTCTCTGCCACAGGAAATGCGGCGCGCGCTCTTGGCTGGGATACCTGGCTCGGTACGCTCGAAGCCGGCAAAGTTGCTGACCTGGTCGTGTTCGACGAGAATCCGCTTGATGATCTGCGCATCCTAGCGGACAAAAAACACCTTCAGTTTGTCGTAAAAGATGGGAAAGTGGCTGTCATCCGCAAGGGGCTGGATGTGCCCACGGAACTACTTGACAGGCATGTCATTCAGGTTTGA
- a CDS encoding response regulator gives MASIILIVDDEPSGRHTLESILEGQGYQIEMAENGMEAIEKARQILPDVILLDVMMPGMDGFEVCRRIRSDPLLAEIPILMLTALDDRKSLLSGLDSGADDYITKPYDRYELRARLLGITRLNRYRKLLDERANIEVAHEKLLSAYDATIEGWSRAMDLRDRETEGHTLRVTDLSIKLARRMGISEGELIFIRRGALLHDIGKLGVPDAILHKASSLSDDEWKIMRQHPQFAYDMLYPIEYLRPALDIPFCHHEKWDGTGYPRGLKGRDIPLSARIFAVVDVWDAVTSDRPYRPAWDKKKAMDHINAQSGIHFDPKVVVEFNEMMKDEMARFGETSQ, from the coding sequence ATGGCAAGTATTATTTTGATCGTTGACGATGAACCATCCGGGCGGCATACACTGGAATCCATTCTGGAGGGGCAGGGCTATCAGATCGAGATGGCGGAGAACGGTATGGAAGCCATCGAGAAAGCCCGCCAGATCCTGCCGGATGTGATCCTGTTGGATGTGATGATGCCCGGCATGGACGGCTTCGAGGTCTGCCGCCGCATCCGCAGCGATCCGCTGCTTGCCGAGATCCCCATCCTCATGCTCACCGCACTGGATGACCGCAAATCCCTGCTCAGCGGGTTGGATTCCGGCGCGGATGATTACATCACCAAGCCTTATGACCGCTACGAACTGCGCGCGCGCCTGCTCGGCATCACGCGCCTGAACCGTTACCGCAAACTGCTGGATGAACGCGCCAACATCGAAGTGGCGCATGAAAAACTGCTGTCTGCCTATGATGCCACCATCGAAGGCTGGTCGCGTGCCATGGATCTGCGCGACAGGGAAACGGAGGGTCACACCCTGCGCGTGACCGACCTGTCCATAAAATTGGCGCGCCGGATGGGCATCAGTGAGGGTGAATTGATCTTCATCCGCCGCGGTGCGCTCCTGCACGACATCGGCAAACTCGGCGTGCCGGATGCCATCCTGCATAAGGCAAGCAGCCTGAGCGATGATGAGTGGAAGATCATGCGCCAGCATCCGCAATTCGCCTATGACATGCTCTACCCGATCGAGTATCTCCGCCCTGCGCTGGATATTCCCTTCTGCCACCATGAAAAATGGGACGGGACGGGCTATCCGCGCGGTTTGAAAGGCAGGGATATTCCCCTCTCGGCGCGCATCTTTGCCGTGGTGGACGTCTGGGATGCGGTTACCTCCGACCGTCCCTACCGCCCGGCATGGGACAAGAAAAAGGCGATGGACCACATCAACGCGCAATCCGGCATCCATTTCGACCCGAAGGTGGTTGTGGAATTCAATGAAATGATGAAAGACGAAATGGCGCGATTTGGGGAAACTTCCCAATGA
- a CDS encoding response regulator transcription factor: MIRVLIAEDHSMVRAGLRALLERASDINVIGEASHGQEAVELVAQLKPDVLVLDIMMPRLNGIQAAEQIRALKLPVNILFVSMYSDAGLVRQALQSGAKGYVLKTSAGDELLRAIRAVARNETFLSADISLLIMENGYRPKVSQSSNPLDALSPREKEILQLIAEGHTSGGIGKLLSISEKTVEKHRANIMEKLGVRNLAGLVRLAIKYGLIDKDR; the protein is encoded by the coding sequence ATGATCCGTGTGTTGATCGCTGAAGACCATTCCATGGTGCGCGCAGGACTGCGCGCACTGCTCGAACGCGCTTCGGATATCAATGTGATCGGCGAGGCTTCCCACGGGCAGGAGGCGGTTGAACTTGTCGCACAGCTCAAGCCGGATGTGCTGGTTTTGGACATTATGATGCCGCGTTTGAACGGCATTCAGGCGGCGGAACAGATCCGCGCTCTGAAGCTGCCGGTCAATATCCTGTTCGTTTCCATGTATTCCGATGCAGGGTTGGTGCGGCAGGCACTCCAAAGCGGCGCCAAAGGCTATGTGCTGAAAACGTCGGCGGGCGATGAGTTGTTGCGGGCGATCCGCGCCGTTGCCCGTAATGAAACTTTCCTGAGCGCGGACATTTCCTTGCTCATCATGGAGAACGGATATCGCCCCAAGGTCAGCCAGAGCAGCAATCCGTTGGATGCGCTTTCGCCGCGCGAAAAGGAGATCCTGCAACTGATCGCGGAAGGACATACCAGCGGCGGGATCGGGAAACTCCTGTCCATCAGTGAAAAGACCGTGGAAAAGCACCGCGCCAATATCATGGAAAAACTGGGCGTGCGCAACCTGGCAGGGCTGGTGCGCCTGGCGATCAAATATGGATTAATTGACAAGGATCGTTGA
- a CDS encoding response regulator yields MQSKILIVDDDPLGITTLESILDGQGYKIMSAHNGPVALQKADEMMPDLILLDVMMPGMDGFEVCRRLRAAPKLAEVPIIILTALDDRASRLRGIEAGADDFLTKPADRQELRLRVKTILRLDRYRTLLTQRENLRQMAERVVSAQEQERKRLSRELHDDLGQALVAHILRLQNLQMELPLQADALNKEIDFLIADTNQIINRMRQIAQDIRPTLLDTLDLRSALETYSREFSLRSGLPIVFEADTQLPSLSDVHAITLYRILQETLTNVVKHSQASRVWVELTVEERAMILTVQDNGRGFSTAEASAKDGIGLFSLHERMALVGGELRVNSSAVKGTIISAFLPLEVP; encoded by the coding sequence ATGCAAAGTAAAATATTGATCGTGGATGATGACCCGCTCGGCATTACAACGCTCGAATCGATCCTGGATGGTCAGGGATATAAGATCATGTCCGCGCATAATGGACCGGTGGCGCTGCAAAAGGCGGATGAGATGATGCCGGACCTGATCCTGCTGGATGTGATGATGCCAGGCATGGACGGCTTCGAGGTCTGCCGCCGCCTCCGCGCCGCGCCGAAACTTGCGGAGGTCCCTATTATCATTCTCACCGCCCTTGATGACCGCGCCTCCCGTCTGCGGGGCATTGAAGCCGGAGCCGACGATTTCCTCACCAAGCCGGCGGACCGGCAGGAGCTGCGTTTGCGCGTAAAGACCATCCTGCGGCTCGACCGTTACCGCACCCTGCTGACCCAGCGCGAGAACCTGCGCCAGATGGCGGAGCGTGTGGTCAGTGCGCAGGAGCAGGAACGCAAACGCCTCTCCCGCGAACTGCACGATGACCTGGGGCAGGCATTGGTTGCGCACATCCTGCGTCTGCAAAACCTGCAAATGGAACTGCCCCTGCAAGCCGATGCGCTGAACAAAGAAATAGACTTCCTCATCGCCGACACCAACCAGATCATCAACCGCATGCGCCAGATCGCGCAGGATATCCGCCCGACCCTGCTGGATACGCTTGACCTGCGTTCTGCGCTGGAGACCTACAGCCGCGAATTCAGCCTGCGCAGCGGCTTGCCGATCGTCTTCGAAGCGGATACACAGCTCCCGTCCTTGTCTGATGTTCATGCCATTACCTTGTACCGCATCCTTCAGGAGACGCTGACCAACGTGGTCAAACATTCACAGGCGAGCCGCGTCTGGGTTGAATTGACGGTGGAGGAACGCGCCATGATCCTGACCGTCCAAGACAATGGCAGGGGCTTCTCCACAGCGGAAGCCTCCGCGAAGGATGGGATCGGGCTTTTCAGCCTGCACGAACGGATGGCATTGGTCGGCGGCGAATTGCGCGTCAATTCATCCGCCGTAAAAGGAACGATCATTTCGGCGTTCCTGCCGCTGGAGGTCCCATGA